One Gordonia zhaorongruii DNA segment encodes these proteins:
- a CDS encoding acyl-CoA dehydrogenase family protein, with product MRIAYTAEQEKLRSELRDYFTGLMTPERRAALNSGDGEIGEGDAYRDVVRQMGRDGWLALGWPAEFGGADRSMMDQLIFTDEAAIAGAPVPFLTINSVAPTIMQYGTDVQKEFFLPKIAAGDLHFSIGYSEPGAGTDLAALRTTAVRDGDDYVINGQKMWTSLIPYADYVWLACRTDPEASKHKGISMIAVPTTADGFSYTPVHTMSGVDTSATYYQDVRVPVSSRVGEEGGGWPLVTNQLNHERVALCSAAPIQTALRETIAFAAEPTGNGTRLIDVPWVRSNLARVHAKVEFLKLINWKIASIAAQGGSPSPADASATKVFGTEFATEAYRLLMEVAGPSATLRQNSPGSHLQGRLERYARTSLILTFGGGTNEIQRDIIGMLALKLPPARR from the coding sequence ATGCGCATCGCGTACACCGCCGAGCAAGAGAAGTTGCGCAGCGAACTGCGCGACTACTTCACCGGCCTCATGACGCCCGAACGGCGTGCCGCCCTCAACAGCGGCGACGGCGAGATCGGCGAAGGCGACGCCTACCGCGACGTCGTGCGCCAGATGGGGCGGGACGGCTGGCTCGCGCTCGGCTGGCCTGCCGAGTTCGGCGGGGCCGACCGGTCCATGATGGATCAGCTGATCTTCACCGATGAAGCCGCGATCGCGGGCGCCCCGGTTCCGTTCCTGACCATCAACTCGGTCGCGCCGACGATCATGCAGTACGGCACCGACGTGCAGAAGGAGTTCTTCCTTCCGAAGATCGCGGCGGGCGATCTGCACTTCTCCATCGGATACTCCGAACCCGGCGCGGGCACGGATCTGGCCGCACTGCGCACGACCGCGGTGCGCGACGGCGACGACTACGTCATCAACGGCCAGAAGATGTGGACCAGCCTCATCCCGTACGCCGACTACGTCTGGCTCGCCTGCCGCACCGATCCGGAAGCTTCCAAACACAAGGGCATCTCGATGATCGCGGTGCCCACGACGGCCGACGGCTTCTCGTACACGCCCGTGCACACGATGTCGGGCGTCGACACCAGCGCGACCTATTACCAGGACGTACGGGTACCGGTGTCCTCCCGGGTCGGCGAAGAGGGCGGCGGCTGGCCGCTGGTCACCAATCAGCTCAACCACGAGCGCGTCGCGCTCTGCAGCGCCGCGCCGATCCAGACCGCGCTGCGCGAGACCATCGCCTTCGCAGCCGAGCCGACCGGTAACGGGACCCGTCTGATCGACGTGCCATGGGTGCGCTCGAATCTCGCACGCGTCCACGCCAAGGTGGAGTTCCTCAAGCTCATCAACTGGAAGATCGCGTCGATCGCAGCGCAGGGCGGTTCCCCGTCTCCTGCCGACGCCTCGGCCACGAAGGTGTTCGGTACCGAGTTCGCCACCGAGGCCTACCGGTTGCTGATGGAGGTGGCCGGCCCGTCGGCGACGCTGCGCCAGAACTCCCCCGGCTCGCACCTGCAGGGTCGTCTGGAGCGCTACGCCCGAACGTCGCTGATCCTCACGTTCGGCGGCGGCACCAACGAGATCCAGCGCGACATTATCGGAATGCTCGCGCTGAAACTGCCCCCGGCCCGTCGCTGA
- a CDS encoding acyl-CoA dehydrogenase family protein produces MDFTPTEAADDLTRLTADIAGRIVTTERTADLEAQGAAIDERLWTEIARAGLLGLAAPTSIVGETGADLTTLETTAVASTLGAALARVPYPQHAVAAVPLIAEYGPDSLRDSILGKACTGEAVVTAAVEEDLNFDLLSPATTVSPAGAVTGTKVDVPFAAAADAFLVFAAGPDGPVAAVVDAAADGIEITDTPVTGLTPVHTVTFADAPAELLAGGAETVRLARELLRLGVAADQAGVVSGALEATAEYAREREQFGRPIGSFQAVAQRLADDYIDAQALSLTVTQAAWMLSGEPVADRSDVTPAAITEAVDTAAFWSADAGHRVAHTTVHVHGGVGIDTSHPAHRFFLRAKQNEFTYGSSPVVLAELGDALAAE; encoded by the coding sequence ATGGATTTCACTCCCACCGAAGCAGCCGACGATCTGACCCGGCTCACCGCCGACATCGCGGGTCGCATCGTCACCACCGAGCGCACGGCCGACCTCGAAGCGCAGGGTGCCGCCATCGACGAGCGCCTGTGGACCGAGATCGCGCGTGCCGGTCTTCTCGGTCTCGCGGCGCCGACCTCGATCGTCGGCGAAACCGGCGCAGATCTCACCACCCTGGAGACCACGGCTGTCGCATCGACCCTCGGGGCGGCACTGGCGCGCGTGCCGTATCCGCAGCACGCGGTAGCCGCGGTGCCGCTGATCGCGGAGTACGGACCCGACTCGTTGCGCGATTCCATTCTGGGCAAGGCATGCACGGGGGAGGCCGTGGTGACCGCTGCGGTCGAGGAGGATCTGAACTTCGATCTCCTGTCCCCTGCGACCACCGTCTCCCCGGCGGGCGCTGTCACCGGCACCAAGGTCGATGTGCCGTTCGCGGCGGCCGCCGACGCCTTCCTGGTGTTCGCCGCGGGACCCGACGGACCGGTCGCCGCGGTAGTGGACGCAGCCGCCGACGGCATCGAGATCACCGACACCCCGGTCACCGGACTCACCCCCGTGCATACGGTGACCTTCGCCGACGCACCGGCCGAACTACTGGCAGGTGGCGCCGAGACCGTCCGGCTTGCACGCGAGCTACTCCGACTCGGTGTGGCCGCGGACCAGGCCGGAGTGGTCTCCGGAGCCCTGGAGGCGACTGCGGAGTACGCACGCGAACGCGAGCAGTTCGGTCGTCCGATCGGTTCGTTCCAGGCTGTCGCCCAGCGGCTCGCCGACGATTACATCGACGCGCAGGCTCTGTCGCTGACCGTGACTCAGGCCGCGTGGATGCTGTCCGGCGAACCGGTTGCCGACCGCTCCGACGTCACCCCGGCCGCGATCACCGAGGCCGTCGACACGGCCGCGTTCTGGTCGGCCGACGCGGGCCATCGCGTCGCGCACACGACGGTGCATGTGCACGGCGGGGTCGGCATCGACACCTCGCACCCGGCCCACCGGTTCTTCCTGCGCGCCAAGCAGAACGAGTTCACCTACGGATCGTCGCCCGTCGTGCTGGCCGAACTCGGTGACGCCCTGGCGGCGGAGTGA
- a CDS encoding AMP-binding protein: protein MTTGRATLTDLLAGLEEVDDRGIWFEGSFTPWRDHLRDARIRAAALRSLLPEGAPPHVGVLLPNCTEFSSLFAGAAMGGFVLVGLNSTRRGAALAADVVRADCQVVLTSPDTAGLLDPAVDVRTIDVESAEWATLLAGFGAADFEPRTPAPDDLTMLIFTSGTTGHPKAVRCSQRKFAEPGSMLAERFSLGPEDVVYLSMPMFHSNSQIAGWSVAAASGASVVIRRTFSASGFGDDVRRYRVTYANYVGKPLHYILATPERPDDPDTSLRIVYGNEASAADRLEFARRFGARVVDGFGSTEAGAAITRTPDTPNDALGPLREPVLIVDPQTDEPVPAGVVGEIVNSSGPGYFDGYYGDPAATAERMRGGMYRTGDLGWVDEKGFIHFAGRLGDWLRIDGENIGTQPIEAVLRRHPLVRECIVFGVPVEIGDAVGAVLVAPGLTRAGFDGFLTDQPDLGRRQRPTRVWLVDELPQTATFKVAKAAVVTSLGAPTWSG, encoded by the coding sequence GTGACCACCGGCCGGGCCACGCTGACAGATCTACTCGCCGGACTCGAGGAGGTCGACGATCGCGGCATCTGGTTCGAGGGGTCCTTCACACCGTGGCGAGACCATCTGCGGGATGCGCGGATCCGGGCTGCGGCACTGAGATCCCTGCTGCCCGAGGGCGCACCCCCGCACGTCGGTGTGCTCCTGCCGAACTGCACCGAGTTCAGCAGTCTCTTCGCGGGGGCCGCGATGGGCGGTTTCGTCCTCGTCGGGCTCAACTCGACGCGACGCGGTGCCGCGTTGGCCGCCGACGTGGTGCGCGCCGACTGCCAGGTCGTCCTCACCTCCCCCGACACTGCCGGACTCCTCGATCCGGCAGTCGATGTGCGGACCATCGACGTCGAATCCGCGGAGTGGGCCACCCTTCTCGCCGGGTTCGGAGCCGCCGACTTCGAGCCGCGCACTCCCGCACCGGACGATCTGACGATGCTGATCTTCACCTCCGGCACCACCGGTCATCCGAAGGCGGTCCGCTGCAGTCAACGCAAGTTCGCCGAACCGGGATCGATGCTGGCCGAACGCTTCTCGCTGGGACCCGAGGACGTGGTCTACCTGTCGATGCCGATGTTCCATTCCAATTCGCAGATCGCGGGCTGGTCGGTCGCCGCCGCCTCAGGCGCTTCGGTGGTCATCCGACGCACCTTCTCCGCCAGCGGGTTCGGCGACGATGTCCGCCGCTACCGCGTCACGTACGCGAACTACGTCGGCAAACCGCTGCACTACATCCTCGCGACCCCGGAGCGGCCCGACGATCCGGACACGTCGCTGCGGATCGTGTACGGCAACGAAGCGTCCGCGGCAGACCGGCTGGAGTTCGCCCGCCGGTTCGGCGCACGCGTCGTCGACGGCTTCGGTTCCACCGAGGCCGGTGCCGCGATCACCCGCACACCCGACACACCGAACGACGCATTGGGTCCGCTCCGCGAACCGGTGCTGATCGTGGACCCGCAGACCGATGAGCCGGTGCCCGCCGGGGTCGTCGGCGAGATCGTCAACTCTTCCGGCCCAGGCTATTTCGACGGTTACTACGGCGACCCGGCGGCGACGGCCGAGCGGATGCGCGGCGGGATGTACCGCACGGGCGACCTCGGGTGGGTCGACGAGAAGGGCTTCATCCACTTCGCCGGCCGGTTGGGCGACTGGCTGCGGATCGACGGTGAGAATATCGGGACGCAGCCCATCGAGGCCGTGCTTCGCAGGCATCCTCTGGTGCGGGAATGCATCGTCTTCGGTGTGCCGGTCGAGATCGGCGATGCGGTCGGCGCCGTGCTGGTGGCCCCCGGCCTGACTCGAGCCGGGTTCGACGGCTTCCTCACCGACCAGCCGGACCTCGGCCGCAGACAGCGACCGACCCGGGTGTGGCTCGTGGACGAACTTCCGCAGACGGCGACGTTCAAGGTCGCGAAGGCTGCCGTCGTCACCTCGCTCGGCGCGCCGACCTGGTCCGGTTAG
- a CDS encoding HIT family protein, with amino-acid sequence MASVFTHIINGDLPGRFVWKDGLAVGFMTINPVTPGHVLVVPRKEIDHWEQIDTPTFTHLSDVAQKVGRAVKDAFDAPRMGLLVAGLEVPHLHIHVFPANSLEVFDLTKAEQDPSPESLDDSAERIRASLRSLGYRENVAD; translated from the coding sequence ATGGCTTCGGTATTCACGCACATCATCAACGGAGACCTGCCCGGACGTTTCGTCTGGAAGGACGGACTCGCGGTCGGGTTCATGACGATCAACCCGGTCACCCCCGGCCACGTCCTCGTGGTGCCGCGCAAGGAGATCGACCACTGGGAGCAGATCGACACTCCGACGTTCACCCACCTCTCCGATGTCGCTCAGAAGGTCGGCCGGGCCGTGAAGGACGCTTTCGACGCTCCGCGCATGGGGCTGCTGGTCGCCGGACTCGAGGTGCCGCACCTGCACATCCACGTGTTTCCCGCGAACTCGCTCGAGGTGTTCGATCTGACGAAGGCCGAGCAGGATCCGTCGCCGGAATCACTCGACGACTCGGCCGAGCGCATTCGCGCGAGCCTGCGTTCACTCGGCTACCGCGAGAACGTCGCCGACTAG
- a CDS encoding sensor histidine kinase, with protein sequence MGRLRAMPLRVTLVVSTVLLVFAGLVTSGVAVTSAMHNDLMSRTDDGLTEAVNGWARPHGDRDHPDPGPPGLRRPPSQYFVTSTRPNGFSVTFNDFDSAPDLSSLPQGAAEPRTVDSLGSGPSWRVIKRVAGAESSVVAIPLDDVDATMTRLIWLQVGVGCIVLVAIGVLSYVLVRSSLRPLRRVEETAQAIAGGDLHQRVPARPPNTEVGSLGVSVNAMLSQIQDAFATTAESERQARASEEKMRRFVADASHELRTPLTSIKGFADLMAIGGAPDPGDAVRRIAGEADRMTLLVEDLLTLARLDAHRPLTRSPIEVLPLLVDSVEAARAAARGRWIEIELDGDAGSAEVVADRTRLRQVLGNLLSNAIAHTGPDASITVRSRIDRSRIDDGEVVVEVADTGPGIAIDEQRHVFERFYRGDPSRQRSGDSASGSGLGLSIVAALVAAHGGRFGVDSEPGDGACFWFALPRGTGSQ encoded by the coding sequence ATGGGCCGCCTGCGGGCGATGCCGCTCCGCGTGACGCTCGTGGTGTCTACCGTCCTGCTCGTGTTCGCCGGACTCGTGACGTCGGGTGTCGCAGTCACCTCCGCGATGCACAACGATCTGATGTCCCGTACCGACGACGGCCTGACGGAGGCGGTCAACGGGTGGGCGCGACCGCACGGCGACCGGGATCATCCGGACCCGGGACCGCCCGGGCTGCGGCGGCCGCCGTCGCAGTACTTCGTGACGTCCACGCGGCCGAACGGCTTCAGCGTCACATTCAACGACTTCGACTCGGCTCCGGACCTGTCGTCGCTGCCGCAAGGCGCCGCGGAACCTCGTACCGTCGACTCGCTGGGTTCTGGTCCGTCGTGGCGGGTGATCAAGCGGGTGGCCGGCGCCGAGTCGAGTGTCGTCGCGATTCCGCTCGACGACGTCGACGCCACCATGACCCGGCTCATCTGGTTGCAGGTCGGCGTCGGGTGCATCGTGCTCGTGGCCATCGGCGTCCTGAGTTACGTGCTGGTGCGGTCGAGTCTGCGGCCACTCCGACGGGTCGAGGAGACCGCGCAGGCGATCGCCGGCGGCGATCTGCATCAACGTGTGCCCGCGCGTCCGCCGAACACCGAGGTCGGCAGCCTCGGGGTATCCGTGAACGCGATGCTCTCGCAGATTCAGGACGCATTCGCCACCACCGCAGAGTCCGAACGGCAGGCCCGGGCGTCTGAGGAGAAGATGCGGCGATTCGTCGCCGACGCGTCGCACGAGTTGCGCACGCCGCTCACGTCCATCAAGGGCTTCGCCGACCTGATGGCCATCGGCGGCGCTCCCGATCCCGGCGACGCGGTACGCCGCATCGCCGGTGAAGCGGACCGGATGACGCTCCTCGTGGAGGACCTGCTCACGCTGGCTCGTCTCGACGCGCACCGACCGCTCACCAGGTCTCCGATCGAGGTGCTGCCGTTGCTGGTCGACTCGGTCGAGGCCGCGCGGGCGGCCGCACGGGGCCGCTGGATCGAGATCGAGTTGGACGGCGACGCGGGATCGGCTGAGGTGGTGGCCGACCGCACGCGCTTGCGGCAGGTGCTGGGCAACCTGCTCAGCAACGCGATCGCGCACACCGGCCCCGATGCGTCGATCACCGTGCGCTCGCGGATCGATCGCTCGCGGATCGACGACGGCGAGGTGGTCGTCGAGGTGGCCGATACCGGTCCCGGAATCGCGATCGACGAGCAGCGGCACGTCTTCGAGCGCTTCTACCGTGGTGATCCGTCCCGGCAGCGGAGCGGTGATTCGGCGTCGGGCAGCGGTCTCGGTCTGTCGATCGTCGCAGCGCTCGTCGCCGCACACGGCGGACGGTTCGGTGTCGACTCGGAGCCGGGCGATGGCGCGTGCTTCTGGTTCGCGCTGCCGCGCGGCACCGGGTCGCAGTAG
- a CDS encoding response regulator transcription factor — protein MSASAAKPAKVLVVDDEENIRELLSVSLKFQGHEVQAAADGPRAIDIARTFKPDVLVLDVMMPGMDGFGLLRRLRADGITAPALFLSARDSVEDRINGLTIGGDDYVTKPFSLEEVVARLGVLLRRSGEGPEKAESPRLIFADLELDEETHEVVKAGELVQLSPTEFTLLRYFMVNAGTVLSKPRILDHVWNYDFGGDVNVVESYVSYLRRKIDTGPVRLIHTLRGVGYVMREPRT, from the coding sequence ATGAGTGCGAGCGCCGCCAAGCCGGCCAAGGTCCTCGTCGTCGACGATGAGGAGAACATCCGGGAGCTCCTGTCCGTGTCCCTGAAGTTCCAGGGACACGAGGTGCAGGCGGCGGCGGACGGTCCGCGGGCCATCGACATCGCGCGCACGTTCAAGCCTGACGTGCTGGTCCTGGACGTGATGATGCCCGGCATGGACGGGTTCGGCCTGCTCCGCAGGCTCCGCGCCGACGGGATCACGGCGCCCGCGCTGTTCCTGTCCGCGCGGGACTCCGTCGAGGACAGGATCAACGGGCTCACCATCGGCGGCGACGACTACGTGACCAAGCCGTTCAGTCTGGAAGAAGTGGTCGCGCGGCTCGGGGTGCTGCTCCGTCGGAGTGGCGAAGGACCCGAGAAAGCGGAATCGCCGCGCCTGATCTTCGCCGACCTCGAACTGGATGAGGAGACGCACGAGGTGGTCAAAGCCGGTGAGCTGGTGCAGTTGTCGCCGACCGAGTTCACCCTGCTGCGGTACTTCATGGTCAACGCCGGCACCGTGCTGTCCAAGCCGCGAATCCTCGACCACGTGTGGAACTACGACTTCGGCGGTGACGTGAACGTCGTCGAGTCGTACGTCTCGTATCTGCGTCGCAAGATCGACACCGGCCCGGTCCGGCTGATCCACACCCTGCGTGGCGTCGGATACGTGATGCGCGAGCCCCGCACGTGA
- a CDS encoding winged helix DNA-binding domain-containing protein has protein sequence MNARRRVGDGERRARFQHRHLLTGRGDASVVQIADALIGLHATTASTVHLSAWARNGGLLPADVDAALYDERSVVKQLAMRRTLFVMSRRVVAGAVGAIGSRVASSERTNLLRDLRREDGPADPEGWIASARAAVLAILDDDELTAAQVRARLPGFDIAIMRDAGKKYGGPSPMLPRLLNHLAAAGDVVRSHNLAQWHASKPVWTSTPSWLGSPIPAVTAEAGHRDLVERWLRSFGPGTETDVQWWLGSTKTAVRAALADLDVVECDLDSGAVGYLMADDTDPVESVEPRALLLPGLDPTTMGWKERGFYLDPAHVPHLFDANGNGGQTAWWDGRIVGGWVQGEGGVEVHALEELSVRARRALDERAAELTAWLGEVRLTQGLFASPMMRRGGPVA, from the coding sequence ATGAATGCGCGACGCCGTGTCGGTGACGGCGAACGCCGGGCGAGGTTCCAGCACAGGCATCTCCTCACCGGGCGTGGCGATGCGAGCGTCGTGCAGATCGCCGATGCGCTGATCGGCCTGCACGCGACCACCGCGTCGACCGTCCACCTCTCGGCCTGGGCACGCAACGGCGGACTCCTCCCCGCAGATGTGGACGCCGCACTCTACGACGAGCGCAGTGTGGTGAAGCAACTCGCGATGCGCCGCACGCTCTTCGTGATGAGCCGCCGCGTCGTGGCCGGCGCGGTCGGTGCGATCGGAAGCCGGGTGGCGTCCTCCGAGCGCACCAACCTGCTGCGCGACCTGCGGCGGGAGGACGGGCCCGCCGACCCGGAGGGCTGGATCGCATCGGCGCGCGCAGCCGTCCTGGCGATCCTCGATGACGACGAACTCACGGCGGCGCAGGTGCGCGCTCGGTTGCCCGGCTTCGACATCGCGATCATGCGCGATGCGGGGAAGAAGTACGGCGGCCCCTCGCCCATGCTGCCTCGCCTGCTCAATCACCTCGCCGCGGCAGGTGACGTGGTGCGTAGCCACAACCTCGCGCAGTGGCATGCGTCCAAGCCCGTGTGGACCTCGACCCCGTCGTGGTTGGGTTCGCCGATTCCGGCGGTCACCGCCGAAGCGGGGCATCGCGACCTGGTGGAACGCTGGCTGCGGTCGTTCGGTCCCGGCACCGAGACCGACGTGCAGTGGTGGCTCGGATCCACCAAGACCGCGGTGCGCGCGGCACTCGCCGATCTCGACGTCGTCGAATGCGATCTGGACTCGGGTGCGGTCGGCTACCTGATGGCCGACGACACCGACCCGGTGGAATCCGTCGAACCGCGTGCACTGCTGCTTCCCGGACTGGATCCGACGACGATGGGCTGGAAGGAGCGCGGCTTCTACCTCGACCCCGCGCACGTCCCGCATCTGTTCGATGCCAACGGCAACGGCGGGCAGACCGCTTGGTGGGACGGGCGGATCGTCGGGGGATGGGTGCAGGGCGAGGGCGGTGTGGAGGTGCACGCCCTCGAGGAACTCTCCGTCCGGGCGCGTCGGGCCCTCGATGAACGAGCCGCCGAGCTGACTGCCTGGCTCGGTGAGGTGCGGCTGACGCAGGGGCTGTTCGCCTCGCCGATGATGAGGCGCGGGGGTCCGGTCGCCTGA
- a CDS encoding carboxylesterase/lipase family protein codes for MTDSDLVVDTRYGPLRGVRTAEYDAWRGVPYAQPPVGELRWRHAREPAVHTEVIPADRFGPACPQPVMQVVELEEGGRQEEDCLYLNVATPHGAALRGGKLPVMVWIHGGAYLCGSGGQPIYDPGSLISTSIEAGTPTIIVTVNYRLGAFGFTDFSGWSDGDDVFQANCGMSDVVASLRWVNGNVEAFGGDPGNVTVFGESAGGGVVTTLLTMPSAKGLIHRAIAQSSPATSVYGGDRGARYADLLLDKMPIDRVGLDNLRDIPTGALVTGSQEVFLSVPRDFPGTIGQAPVVDGDLIPDDPLRIFESGRAHKVPLLIGTNRHETSLFKWMASPLMPVKSEHVDAMFAHIGTEQPDLEMPEPDHLDESYQHVKARVRSMAISRDIGFRMPALWIAESQNRRASVHLYRFDWATPLLRFIGFGAAHATELPYVWGNPSSSKRDPMYRLGGRPAGDEVCRRMQRRWLNFAATANPTVGDSAGVEWEPYTPDRHASLRIGAQDSPAVGLDDVMLQAWGEEVLSFR; via the coding sequence GTGACTGATTCCGACCTCGTCGTCGATACCCGCTACGGCCCGCTGCGCGGAGTCAGGACGGCGGAGTACGACGCATGGCGGGGCGTGCCGTACGCGCAGCCGCCCGTCGGGGAACTGCGCTGGCGGCACGCCAGGGAACCTGCGGTGCACACCGAGGTGATCCCTGCGGACCGCTTCGGTCCCGCGTGCCCGCAACCGGTGATGCAGGTGGTCGAGCTCGAAGAAGGCGGCAGGCAGGAAGAGGACTGCCTCTACCTGAACGTCGCGACGCCCCACGGTGCGGCGCTGCGCGGCGGCAAGCTGCCGGTGATGGTGTGGATTCACGGCGGCGCCTACCTGTGCGGCTCGGGAGGCCAGCCGATCTACGACCCGGGATCGTTGATCAGCACGTCGATCGAGGCGGGGACGCCGACGATCATCGTCACCGTCAACTACCGGTTGGGCGCGTTCGGGTTCACCGACTTCTCCGGCTGGTCCGACGGTGACGACGTGTTCCAGGCGAACTGCGGGATGTCGGATGTCGTGGCGTCACTGCGCTGGGTGAACGGCAATGTCGAGGCCTTCGGGGGAGACCCCGGCAATGTCACGGTCTTCGGCGAATCGGCAGGCGGGGGCGTGGTGACCACGCTGCTCACGATGCCCTCGGCCAAGGGCCTGATCCATCGGGCCATCGCGCAGAGCTCGCCGGCCACCTCGGTGTACGGCGGCGACCGCGGCGCGCGGTACGCCGACCTCCTGCTCGACAAGATGCCCATCGACCGCGTCGGGCTGGACAATCTGCGCGATATCCCGACGGGTGCACTGGTCACCGGTTCGCAGGAGGTCTTCCTCTCCGTGCCCCGCGATTTCCCCGGCACCATCGGTCAGGCGCCGGTGGTCGACGGCGATCTCATCCCCGATGATCCGCTCCGAATCTTCGAGTCGGGCCGCGCGCACAAGGTGCCGCTGCTCATCGGGACCAACCGGCACGAGACATCGCTCTTCAAATGGATGGCCTCACCGTTGATGCCGGTGAAATCCGAGCACGTCGACGCGATGTTCGCGCATATCGGGACCGAGCAGCCCGATCTGGAGATGCCCGAGCCGGATCATCTCGACGAGTCGTATCAGCACGTGAAGGCACGCGTGCGAAGCATGGCGATCTCCCGTGACATCGGATTCCGGATGCCTGCCCTGTGGATCGCCGAATCGCAGAATCGCCGCGCGTCGGTGCATCTGTACCGGTTCGACTGGGCCACACCGCTGCTGCGGTTCATCGGCTTCGGCGCGGCGCACGCCACCGAGCTTCCGTACGTCTGGGGAAATCCGTCGTCGTCGAAGCGGGACCCGATGTACCGGCTCGGCGGCCGCCCAGCCGGCGACGAGGTGTGCAGGCGGATGCAGCGTCGGTGGCTGAACTTCGCGGCAACGGCCAACCCGACGGTCGGCGACTCCGCGGGAGTGGAGTGGGAGCCGTACACACCGGACCGGCATGCGTCACTGCGGATCGGTGCGCAGGACAGTCCTGCGGTGGGACTCGACGATGTGATGCTCCAGGCGTGGGGCGAGGAAGTGCTGAGCTTCCGATGA
- a CDS encoding GyrI-like domain-containing protein has translation MTSGVPLYFGDDAFLHATEVSLPADILVATKHFPDVTLDDLPELFDESFEILAQAGPVGPAFAQYIGDPTDVFDLTIGFPVAAPTDVEDTETGLFPGGSALIMSHIGGFDGLGSAWDSLMELHFARGGAQPRATLEIYATDPSGTPQEDLRTDLIILY, from the coding sequence ATGACTTCCGGTGTTCCCCTCTACTTCGGCGACGACGCGTTCCTGCACGCAACCGAGGTGTCATTACCCGCCGACATACTGGTCGCCACCAAGCACTTCCCCGACGTGACTCTGGACGATCTGCCCGAGCTCTTCGACGAGTCGTTCGAGATACTCGCCCAGGCCGGGCCGGTCGGCCCCGCCTTCGCGCAGTACATCGGCGATCCCACCGACGTCTTCGATCTGACGATCGGATTCCCCGTCGCAGCTCCCACCGATGTGGAGGACACCGAGACCGGCCTGTTCCCCGGTGGGTCTGCCCTCATCATGAGTCACATCGGCGGCTTCGACGGGCTCGGATCGGCCTGGGACTCGCTCATGGAACTGCACTTCGCGCGCGGTGGCGCGCAGCCCCGCGCCACCCTGGAGATCTACGCGACCGATCCGTCCGGGACCCCGCAAGAGGACCTGCGCACAGACCTGATCATCCTGTACTGA